A genomic window from Candidatus Methylacidiphilum fumarolicum includes:
- a CDS encoding selenium-binding protein SBP56-related protein: MNWTIDPTFYPSARLAMDAPPEKLAYVVAFNPKALSSDHPNKDRGDVLAVIDVDPDSKSYSQILSLLEVPYSGDELHHYGWNACSSALCPNAPHPHLERRYLIVPGLRSSRIYIIDTKPDPSFPSISKIIEPETLMKRTGYSRPHTVHCGPDGIYISALGNNKGEGPGGIFVMDHFSFEPLGMWEIDRGPQYYAYDFWWHINQDILLSSEWGTPPMIENGVVGSLLMDGQYGHSLHVWDLRKRKHLKALDLGNEYQMALEVRPAHDPRRLYGFLGVVISRKDLSASVWLWFKEKNDWQIKKVIEIPALKADPEALPPLLQPFGMVPPLVTDIDLSLDDKYLYVSCWGTGELHKYDVSDPFHPVLEGCIKIGGIVDRTPHPKKPQKPLLGGPQMVEISRDGKRIYLTNSLYWAWDEQFYPAGIEGWLVKIKAESFELEKDFFVEFPGFRPHQVRLQGGDSSTDSFCFP; the protein is encoded by the coding sequence ATGAATTGGACTATAGATCCTACATTTTATCCCTCTGCAAGGTTGGCAATGGATGCGCCACCAGAAAAACTTGCTTATGTAGTGGCTTTTAATCCTAAAGCTCTATCTTCAGATCATCCGAATAAAGATAGAGGAGACGTGTTGGCTGTGATCGATGTGGATCCTGATTCTAAAAGTTACTCTCAAATCCTTAGCTTGTTGGAAGTGCCTTACAGCGGTGATGAGCTGCATCATTATGGCTGGAATGCTTGTAGCAGTGCACTTTGTCCGAATGCTCCGCATCCGCACCTTGAAAGAAGATATCTTATCGTGCCTGGATTAAGATCTTCCCGCATTTATATTATCGATACAAAACCTGATCCAAGTTTCCCATCGATTTCCAAGATTATAGAACCAGAAACATTAATGAAGAGAACTGGATACTCCCGACCTCATACCGTCCATTGTGGGCCTGATGGAATTTACATCAGTGCTTTAGGCAATAATAAAGGCGAGGGGCCAGGAGGAATTTTTGTTATGGATCATTTTTCTTTTGAGCCTTTGGGGATGTGGGAAATAGACAGAGGTCCTCAATATTATGCCTATGATTTTTGGTGGCATATCAACCAGGATATTCTTTTGAGTAGTGAATGGGGAACTCCACCTATGATAGAAAATGGGGTTGTGGGGAGCCTCCTAATGGATGGTCAATATGGTCACAGCCTTCATGTTTGGGATTTAAGAAAAAGAAAGCATTTAAAAGCTTTAGATCTGGGAAATGAATATCAAATGGCTTTAGAAGTAAGGCCTGCACATGATCCTAGGAGACTCTATGGATTTTTGGGAGTAGTAATTTCTAGGAAAGATCTATCCGCTTCCGTATGGTTATGGTTTAAAGAAAAAAACGATTGGCAGATTAAAAAAGTAATTGAAATTCCAGCTTTGAAAGCCGATCCAGAAGCGCTTCCCCCTCTCTTACAACCATTTGGTATGGTCCCTCCTTTGGTGACAGACATCGATCTTTCTTTAGATGATAAATATCTTTATGTTTCCTGCTGGGGAACTGGAGAACTGCATAAGTATGATGTCAGCGATCCCTTTCATCCTGTTCTTGAAGGTTGTATTAAAATTGGAGGGATTGTTGATAGAACGCCGCATCCAAAAAAACCGCAAAAGCCGCTTCTTGGTGGTCCTCAAATGGTAGAAATCAGTCGAGATGGCAAAAGAATTTATTTGACTAATTCTCTTTACTGGGCTTGGGATGAACAGTTTTATCCAGCTGGAATAGAAGGTTGGTTAGTAAAGATTAAGGCTGAAAGCTTTGAGTTGGAAAAGGATTTCTTTGTGGAATTCCCAGGATTTAGACCTCATCAAGTCCGGCTCCAAGGGGGTGATTCATCAACAGATTCTTTTTGTTTTCCATGA
- a CDS encoding GntR family transcriptional regulator — MQSGTSRYQRLPRHEVVSQWIRNEIDSGRLGIGAQLPSEKELQKTFNISRITVRRALQTLESEGLIYRKQGLGSFVADFRLRHGLVRLTDFSEDISSAGIEPSSKVLFYAQENASKDIAKELGIEERSVCVRLDRLRLGNGKPIAFDRTWIPLYYARLLDGRDLERETIYQILQREYKIPVIRGRYLIEAVNADRELASYLEIKENQAVLAIHRTSFTVSDQPIYFQKRFYRCDRVIYELELERDPSKNFHNPSALPLRQFSPLFVQPIKNGQSHC, encoded by the coding sequence ATGCAATCAGGTACTTCTCGCTATCAACGGTTACCACGACATGAGGTAGTTAGCCAGTGGATTAGGAACGAAATTGATTCTGGTCGTCTGGGGATTGGTGCGCAACTTCCTTCGGAGAAAGAGCTTCAAAAGACCTTTAACATAAGCCGTATTACGGTCAGAAGGGCCCTTCAAACTTTGGAATCAGAGGGGTTGATTTATCGAAAACAAGGGCTTGGGTCTTTTGTTGCTGATTTTAGGTTACGTCATGGATTGGTCAGACTGACTGATTTTTCTGAAGATATTTCGAGCGCTGGTATTGAGCCTTCATCCAAAGTTTTATTTTATGCACAAGAAAATGCTTCAAAGGATATTGCCAAGGAGTTAGGTATTGAAGAGCGGAGTGTTTGTGTTCGGCTTGATCGGTTACGTCTTGGCAATGGAAAACCTATTGCTTTTGATAGAACCTGGATTCCTCTTTATTATGCCCGACTTTTGGATGGTCGGGATCTAGAAAGGGAAACTATATATCAGATATTACAACGTGAATACAAGATTCCTGTAATTCGTGGTCGATATTTGATTGAAGCTGTGAATGCGGATAGGGAACTGGCAAGCTATTTAGAAATAAAAGAAAACCAGGCTGTTCTAGCGATTCATCGGACTTCCTTTACCGTTTCGGATCAACCTATTTATTTCCAGAAACGATTTTATCGGTGTGATCGCGTGATCTACGAACTGGAGTTAGAAAGAGATCCTTCAAAAAATTTTCATAATCCTTCGGCATTGCCTTTACGCCAATTTTCTCCGTTGTTCGTACAACCCATTAAAAATGGTCAGAGCCATTGCTAA
- a CDS encoding IS1634 family transposase, producing MYLQEVRTRHKGKIYRSYIVRESYRVGKQVKTRRIANVTRLPEEAREVLAAALQKKRLVPVEGLEVQEALDYGGLAVLEEAWGRFGLDEVFANVGSERKRRLLKAMIFGRILFPSSKLALREEARGTLLSKACGLEEKDLDEDELYRAMDELNGCWSGIEKKLYQGSQPQGASLVLYDLSSVYFEGEGPEGLAQYGYSRDHRQDRRQVLLAVATDGRGIPFHVEVLRGNRADRTTLTGLLVTLRRRFGIQEATFVFDGGRRSCWNLEILTGMELEYVTRSTRAKLQEILSRLPEDRQLWLTDRTRVLEIEQEGVRYVIAGGEWRAQRDRERRQSRIAQAEEVLRQITKAARRGVNPVNLGSRVGRALQRLQAHKYFQYGVDASGRFWWKLDQERVKEEEATDGWYLLETNLPATKASGQAVLTHYKQLAVVEAAFSELKSYLEVRPVYHWRPDRVRNHVRICFLAFWISARLGAEWGAKGFTEEVPKVLRRLQTIRLVNLSLKGQPLIGLFSQIPPELNALLQKLDLLSLFTSPPKWAM from the coding sequence ATGTACTTGCAGGAGGTCCGCACACGCCACAAAGGGAAGATTTACAGGTCCTATATTGTCCGAGAGTCCTACCGGGTGGGGAAGCAGGTGAAGACACGCCGGATCGCCAACGTGACCCGGTTGCCGGAAGAAGCTCGGGAAGTGCTGGCGGCGGCCTTGCAAAAGAAGCGTCTTGTCCCTGTAGAGGGGCTCGAAGTCCAGGAGGCACTTGATTACGGAGGATTGGCCGTTCTCGAAGAAGCCTGGGGTCGCTTTGGCCTCGATGAAGTCTTTGCCAATGTTGGCTCGGAGCGGAAACGAAGGCTTTTGAAGGCGATGATTTTTGGCCGGATTCTCTTTCCTTCCTCGAAGCTGGCCCTTCGGGAGGAAGCGCGGGGGACTCTTCTGTCCAAGGCTTGTGGGCTCGAGGAGAAGGATCTGGATGAGGACGAGCTCTACCGGGCGATGGATGAGTTGAACGGCTGTTGGAGTGGGATTGAGAAGAAGCTTTACCAAGGGAGTCAACCGCAGGGGGCGAGCCTGGTGCTCTACGATCTATCAAGTGTTTACTTCGAAGGGGAGGGTCCTGAGGGACTGGCGCAATATGGCTATAGTCGGGATCACCGGCAGGATCGGCGACAAGTTCTTCTGGCGGTGGCTACGGATGGTCGGGGGATTCCGTTCCATGTGGAAGTGCTGAGAGGGAATCGGGCGGACCGCACGACCTTGACGGGGCTCTTGGTCACGCTCAGACGGAGGTTTGGGATTCAAGAGGCGACCTTCGTCTTCGACGGGGGGAGGAGGAGTTGTTGGAACTTGGAGATCCTGACTGGCATGGAGCTGGAGTACGTGACCCGGTCGACTCGGGCCAAGCTTCAGGAGATTCTCAGTCGTCTGCCTGAAGACCGGCAGCTTTGGCTAACGGACCGGACGCGGGTACTGGAGATCGAACAGGAGGGAGTGCGCTATGTCATTGCGGGAGGAGAATGGCGGGCTCAGCGGGATCGCGAACGGCGGCAAAGCCGCATTGCCCAAGCAGAAGAGGTGCTCCGCCAGATCACGAAGGCGGCACGCCGAGGGGTGAATCCCGTGAATCTCGGCAGCCGGGTCGGCCGAGCGTTGCAGAGGCTCCAAGCGCACAAATACTTCCAGTACGGCGTCGACGCAAGCGGCCGGTTCTGGTGGAAACTGGATCAGGAGCGGGTCAAGGAAGAAGAGGCGACTGACGGCTGGTATCTCTTGGAGACCAATCTCCCGGCGACCAAGGCTTCGGGCCAGGCGGTGCTCACCCACTATAAGCAGCTGGCTGTGGTCGAAGCCGCTTTCTCGGAGCTCAAGAGTTACCTGGAAGTCCGTCCCGTCTATCACTGGCGACCGGACCGGGTCCGCAACCATGTAAGGATCTGCTTCCTGGCCTTCTGGATAAGTGCGCGGCTCGGAGCCGAATGGGGGGCTAAGGGCTTTACCGAAGAGGTGCCCAAGGTGCTTCGGCGTCTTCAGACGATCCGCTTGGTCAACCTCTCTCTAAAAGGACAACCGCTGATTGGGCTCTTCTCTCAGATTCCCCCAGAGTTGAATGCCCTACTTCAAAAGCTCGATCTACTTTCTCTCTTCACTTCTCCGCCCAAGTGGGCAATGTAG
- a CDS encoding alkaline phosphatase D family protein, translating to MFYKVFFLFCLFNCVSLFVCGGKTEGNFFPYGVASGDPTTNSVILWSRIESSISTIDVQYEVALDPEFKKLIASGIVSTSPEIDYTLKKEVQGLEPAKIYYYRWSWNGHFSPIGRTKTLPLKAEKIRIALASCQHYGAGFYTAYKYMLQDNPDFIIHLGDWIYEFPVYGTVCARPDPVGIAFDLATYRAKHRLYRTDPDLQEALRNFPLFAIWDDHEVQNDYAGRALSFYNPDRMKAAYQAFFEYLPIRQQKEWKLFRSFKIGNLLECFLTDGRQYREEDVWHPAFHAPVEATMQASAPGRSMLGSEQRNWLIDSLKSSHAQWKFIASGDMMMDIKLGGKPINLDQWDGFAWERNEILKTIRDNQIRNVVVLSGDTHVFSFGKLLLDGEEIACEIGTAGISSPAGKIEGKEKILKENPHILFNDTEHRGYVLIEISPSGCIGYFYGISTVLNKEGERILLKEIHIPSRFK from the coding sequence ATGTTTTATAAAGTCTTTTTTCTATTTTGTCTTTTTAATTGTGTTTCTCTTTTTGTATGTGGAGGAAAAACAGAAGGCAATTTTTTTCCTTATGGTGTTGCCAGTGGTGATCCCACCACAAACTCTGTTATCCTTTGGAGCCGGATTGAAAGTTCGATTTCTACCATTGATGTTCAATATGAAGTCGCCCTGGATCCTGAATTTAAAAAACTCATAGCCAGTGGCATTGTTTCAACTTCTCCTGAAATCGATTATACCTTAAAAAAAGAGGTGCAAGGTCTCGAACCTGCAAAGATCTATTACTACCGATGGTCTTGGAATGGGCATTTTAGTCCGATAGGACGAACAAAAACATTGCCGCTAAAAGCTGAAAAGATTCGAATAGCTCTAGCCAGCTGTCAGCATTACGGGGCGGGATTTTATACAGCCTATAAGTACATGCTACAAGACAATCCTGATTTTATTATTCATCTTGGTGATTGGATCTATGAATTTCCGGTGTATGGAACAGTTTGCGCTAGGCCAGATCCGGTAGGCATAGCCTTTGATCTTGCCACCTACCGAGCAAAACACAGGCTTTATCGGACTGATCCTGATCTTCAGGAAGCCTTAAGAAATTTTCCTTTATTTGCCATATGGGACGACCATGAGGTGCAAAATGATTATGCTGGAAGAGCTCTTTCATTCTATAACCCCGATCGAATGAAAGCAGCTTATCAAGCTTTTTTTGAATATTTGCCTATTCGACAACAAAAAGAATGGAAACTTTTCCGGTCTTTTAAAATCGGTAATCTTCTAGAGTGTTTTCTTACAGATGGCAGACAATATCGAGAAGAAGATGTTTGGCATCCTGCCTTCCATGCTCCAGTAGAAGCGACGATGCAGGCATCGGCACCTGGAAGATCGATGCTTGGATCTGAACAAAGAAATTGGCTCATTGACTCTTTGAAATCAAGCCATGCCCAATGGAAGTTTATTGCCAGTGGGGATATGATGATGGATATCAAATTAGGAGGTAAACCCATAAACTTAGATCAATGGGATGGATTCGCATGGGAAAGGAACGAGATTTTAAAGACAATACGTGACAATCAGATCCGTAATGTTGTTGTATTGAGTGGGGATACTCATGTTTTCTCTTTTGGCAAACTACTACTTGATGGAGAGGAAATAGCTTGCGAAATTGGAACTGCAGGAATATCTTCCCCGGCTGGCAAAATCGAAGGCAAAGAGAAAATTCTCAAAGAGAACCCTCATATTCTTTTTAACGATACAGAGCATCGCGGTTATGTGTTAATAGAAATAAGTCCCAGTGGTTGCATCGGCTATTTCTATGGAATAAGCACTGTACTAAATAAAGAGGGGGAAAGAATACTTCTTAAGGAAATCCACATTCCTAGTCGTTTTAAATAA
- the queA gene encoding tRNA preQ1(34) S-adenosylmethionine ribosyltransferase-isomerase QueA — protein sequence MEEYSFSLPKELIALDPTPQRDHCKLMVVDRKTGRFYHCQFADLPQFLSKEDLLVLNNSKVLPAFFKSMDEKTTFLFVEALTPYQWKVMASPSKHVKSDSIVWLKKSQKDGYCELEAKIVSKLSDGYYILEFDKEPNLESLGLPPLPPYIRKLRRKNNRPEIDQQDMEYYQTVFAQRPGSIAAPTAGLHFSKGLLSKFKTAFITLHIGPGTFRPLTPKQLKTAKLEPEYFIIDANLKKMYKEGQRIVAIGTTVVRVLETIKNLEPQEGWTDLFIFPPFQFQRTGALITNFHLPKSSLFLLTCAFAGTDLLKAAYEEAIKKGYRFYSYGDAMLIL from the coding sequence ATGGAAGAGTATTCATTTTCATTACCCAAGGAACTGATTGCCCTTGATCCAACGCCTCAAAGGGATCATTGCAAACTAATGGTAGTCGACAGAAAAACTGGTCGTTTTTATCACTGCCAATTTGCTGATCTTCCCCAATTTCTTTCAAAAGAAGACCTCCTTGTCTTGAATAATTCGAAAGTATTGCCTGCTTTTTTCAAATCAATGGATGAAAAGACAACCTTTCTTTTTGTAGAGGCTCTAACCCCCTACCAATGGAAAGTCATGGCGTCCCCCTCCAAACATGTAAAGAGTGATTCAATCGTTTGGCTAAAAAAGTCGCAAAAAGATGGGTATTGTGAGCTTGAGGCAAAAATCGTTTCTAAACTTTCCGATGGCTATTATATCCTGGAATTTGATAAAGAACCCAATCTGGAAAGCCTTGGTCTTCCTCCCCTTCCTCCTTATATCCGAAAGTTGCGAAGAAAGAATAACAGACCTGAAATAGATCAGCAGGATATGGAATACTATCAGACCGTCTTTGCCCAACGTCCAGGATCGATTGCGGCTCCCACAGCTGGACTACATTTTTCAAAAGGGTTACTTAGCAAGTTTAAAACCGCTTTTATTACTCTTCATATTGGTCCCGGCACTTTTCGTCCCCTTACACCTAAACAGCTAAAAACAGCGAAATTAGAACCGGAATATTTTATCATCGATGCCAACCTAAAAAAAATGTATAAAGAGGGGCAACGAATTGTTGCCATTGGCACCACGGTCGTACGTGTTTTAGAAACGATAAAAAACCTAGAACCTCAAGAGGGATGGACTGATCTTTTTATTTTTCCTCCCTTCCAATTCCAGCGGACAGGGGCTTTAATCACCAATTTTCATTTACCAAAATCTAGCTTGTTTCTTTTAACCTGTGCTTTTGCAGGTACCGATCTTCTTAAAGCGGCCTATGAAGAAGCAATCAAAAAAGGCTATAGGTTTTATAGCTATGGTGATGCTATGCTTATTCTTTAA
- a CDS encoding MIP/aquaporin family protein: MNKYIVEFIGTFFLVLTIGCTVLVSGGIPPLAIGSALMVMIFSGGHISGGHFNPAVTLGVWLRGRCHSKDVLPYMFSQFLGALAAAQLVRLFRKPPSTPMSIDLLPAFAAEFLFSFALVFVVLNVATAKGTAGNSFYGLAIGMTVMVGAFAVGDISGGVFNPAVALSICSLGLVAIKNLWLYLIADFLGGFVAAQTFKIVSKEDAA; this comes from the coding sequence ATGAATAAGTACATCGTTGAATTTATCGGAACCTTTTTTCTTGTTCTAACTATTGGATGCACTGTCTTAGTAAGCGGTGGAATTCCTCCCTTGGCAATCGGTTCGGCTTTAATGGTTATGATATTTTCAGGAGGCCATATTTCTGGAGGCCATTTCAATCCAGCAGTTACTCTTGGCGTCTGGTTACGTGGCCGATGCCATTCAAAAGATGTCCTACCCTATATGTTTTCGCAGTTTCTTGGGGCTCTAGCCGCTGCACAGCTTGTTAGGCTTTTTAGAAAGCCTCCTTCAACGCCAATGTCTATCGATTTGCTTCCAGCTTTTGCCGCAGAATTTCTCTTTAGTTTTGCCCTAGTATTCGTAGTTCTTAATGTTGCTACAGCAAAGGGAACGGCCGGAAATTCCTTTTATGGTCTTGCCATCGGGATGACCGTCATGGTTGGTGCCTTTGCTGTGGGAGACATATCGGGAGGGGTATTCAATCCTGCAGTAGCCCTAAGTATTTGTTCTCTTGGACTTGTGGCAATCAAAAATCTCTGGTTATATCTGATTGCAGATTTCCTAGGCGGTTTTGTGGCTGCTCAAACTTTTAAGATCGTAAGCAAGGAGGACGCTGCCTAA
- the dinB gene encoding DNA polymerase IV, producing MIISNASYEEPSVISKERGWFIFVDLDAFYASVEILQHPELKETPMVVCMGSLQGRGVVSTASYEARKYGVRSGMPLRRAISLCPGLILVPAHHALYEEYSAKVYALLRTFSERIQKVSIDEACLELDPHIEPEKMALAIQKAIKEKLGLPSTIGVASNKLVAKIACDLAKPNGVKVVPKGTEKTFLAPLPVEKIPEVGPATVKKLHTMGVITIDDLAKIPEQQLIEKFGKRGRYFHLASLGIDLSPLELESKPRSMSREVTFNKDTKNLDLLRKELCGMSQTLAEDLKIQGLVAKTVFIKLRYSDFSTLLRQLTLTSPTHNPLEIASCGILLLKANLQKDRAVRLIGLGVRNLIERNKTRIEEKEEKN from the coding sequence GTGATCATTTCAAATGCTTCTTATGAAGAGCCATCTGTCATAAGCAAAGAAAGAGGTTGGTTTATATTCGTAGATCTCGATGCATTCTATGCTTCCGTGGAAATACTTCAGCATCCTGAATTAAAAGAAACTCCAATGGTAGTATGTATGGGTAGCCTACAAGGCAGAGGAGTAGTATCTACCGCCTCTTACGAGGCAAGAAAATACGGGGTGCGCAGCGGGATGCCACTGCGAAGAGCTATTTCCCTCTGCCCTGGCCTTATCCTTGTGCCCGCACATCATGCTCTTTACGAGGAATATTCGGCAAAAGTTTATGCTCTTTTAAGAACCTTTTCAGAGCGAATCCAAAAAGTATCTATTGACGAGGCCTGCTTGGAGCTAGACCCACATATCGAACCTGAAAAGATGGCATTGGCAATTCAAAAAGCTATTAAAGAAAAACTTGGTCTACCCAGCACTATTGGAGTAGCCTCCAATAAACTTGTGGCAAAGATCGCTTGCGACCTTGCAAAACCCAATGGGGTCAAGGTCGTCCCCAAGGGCACTGAAAAAACTTTTTTAGCACCACTACCTGTAGAAAAAATTCCAGAAGTCGGTCCTGCAACTGTTAAAAAATTGCATACCATGGGAGTAATCACTATTGATGATTTAGCAAAGATACCAGAACAACAATTAATAGAAAAGTTTGGGAAACGAGGCCGATACTTTCACCTGGCCTCTTTGGGCATAGATCTTAGTCCTTTGGAGCTGGAAAGCAAACCTCGGTCTATGAGTCGGGAAGTAACCTTCAATAAGGATACTAAAAATCTAGACCTACTTAGAAAAGAGCTTTGCGGCATGAGTCAAACACTGGCCGAAGATCTTAAAATACAAGGACTCGTCGCAAAAACAGTCTTTATTAAGTTGAGATACTCTGATTTTTCTACCCTTTTACGCCAGCTCACTTTGACATCCCCAACACACAATCCACTCGAGATTGCTTCCTGTGGCATTTTACTGCTAAAAGCAAACTTACAAAAGGATCGAGCCGTTAGACTAATTGGTCTTGGAGTGCGTAATCTTATTGAAAGGAATAAAACTAGAATTGAGGAGAAAGAAGAAAAGAATTAG
- a CDS encoding bifunctional 2-methylcitrate dehydratase/aconitate hydratase: MNIEGDQVLEEICSYALHSKDFSVSAIENAYLCFWDALACLFHGVKSEECRRRMTPLFDSPGTCVIPGTLLKADPLNASYAISCAVRWLDYNDAWLAQEWGHPSDNLGGIFACTQYMERIKKEKISGLKILEWMIKAHEIQGILSLKNSLNRFGLDHVAFVRVASAAIVTSILGGGEREVMSALSNSFVDGAPLRIYRHAPATGWRKSWAAADAVRRAVWLAFMAIKGEMAYPNVLSLPQWGFSDALLRGAPIVIDRPLSHFVMENVLFKPFPAEYHSQSAIEAALELREEVLPKLEKIRRIEIHTQLPAIRIIHKQGPLHNPADRDHCLEYIVAIALLYGRVTQDLYEDEVARDPRIDALRKRMVTIEDKAYTSDYYDPEKMAVPNAIQVFFEDGTATIKKEILYPLGHPKRRNEFQKVLLQKIESSLDNLFSEERKKQILDLYLNKEKFFCKSSSELASLFVPDI, encoded by the coding sequence ATGAACATTGAAGGTGATCAGGTATTGGAAGAAATTTGTAGCTATGCTCTTCATAGCAAGGATTTTAGTGTCAGTGCCATTGAAAATGCCTATCTTTGTTTTTGGGATGCTCTTGCTTGCCTGTTCCACGGGGTTAAATCTGAAGAATGTCGCCGGAGAATGACCCCACTTTTTGATTCTCCTGGAACCTGTGTTATTCCAGGGACTTTGCTTAAGGCTGATCCCCTCAATGCTTCCTATGCTATTAGCTGCGCAGTCCGTTGGCTTGATTACAATGATGCTTGGTTGGCTCAAGAATGGGGGCATCCCTCGGATAATTTGGGTGGAATTTTCGCATGCACACAGTACATGGAGAGGATTAAAAAAGAAAAGATAAGTGGGTTAAAAATTCTGGAATGGATGATCAAAGCTCACGAAATCCAAGGGATCCTTTCCTTAAAAAACTCTTTGAATCGTTTTGGCTTAGACCATGTTGCCTTTGTTCGTGTGGCTTCGGCAGCCATCGTAACATCCATCCTTGGGGGAGGAGAAAGAGAAGTAATGAGTGCGTTAAGCAACAGTTTTGTGGATGGAGCTCCCTTAAGAATTTATCGACATGCACCAGCTACAGGATGGAGAAAGTCTTGGGCAGCAGCAGATGCTGTTCGAAGAGCGGTATGGTTAGCGTTTATGGCGATCAAAGGGGAAATGGCTTATCCCAATGTGCTTTCTCTTCCTCAATGGGGATTTTCAGATGCTCTGCTAAGAGGAGCACCAATCGTTATAGATAGACCACTTTCGCATTTTGTCATGGAAAATGTTCTTTTCAAACCTTTTCCAGCAGAATATCATTCCCAGAGTGCAATAGAAGCAGCTTTGGAACTTAGAGAAGAAGTTCTTCCTAAACTTGAAAAAATACGTCGGATTGAGATTCATACACAGTTGCCGGCGATCAGAATTATTCATAAGCAAGGTCCTCTTCACAATCCAGCCGATCGTGATCACTGTTTGGAATACATTGTAGCCATAGCTCTGTTGTACGGCAGGGTGACTCAAGATCTATACGAAGATGAGGTGGCAAGAGATCCGCGGATTGATGCGCTAAGAAAAAGGATGGTAACTATTGAGGATAAGGCCTATACCTCCGATTATTATGATCCAGAAAAGATGGCTGTTCCTAATGCCATACAAGTGTTTTTTGAAGATGGCACTGCAACGATAAAAAAAGAGATCCTCTATCCCCTTGGACATCCTAAAAGAAGAAATGAATTTCAAAAGGTATTGTTGCAGAAGATAGAAAGTTCTTTGGATAATCTTTTTTCTGAAGAAAGAAAAAAACAAATTCTCGATCTTTATCTTAATAAAGAAAAGTTTTTTTGCAAAAGCTCATCTGAACTGGCTTCTCTATTTGTTCCAGATATTTAG
- the rpe gene encoding ribulose-phosphate 3-epimerase, giving the protein MKMSSKDIKIAPSILSADFSRLEAHAKEALDAGADWLHIDVMDGHFVPNITIGPLIVEALRNLKKATGTTLDVHLMIENPDRYIPDFVKAGADIITVHVETCPHLHRTVQLIHDLGVRAGVTLNPATPLVSLEEIIWYADLILIMSVNPGFGGQEYIPTSTRKVERLRQMLDAVKSKAWLEIDGGVKPANATEIVRAGADVLVAGSAVFKGNVKENILQLRESIEKAFP; this is encoded by the coding sequence ATGAAAATGAGTTCTAAAGATATTAAAATTGCTCCTTCTATTTTGTCTGCTGATTTTTCTCGGTTAGAAGCCCATGCCAAAGAAGCACTAGATGCTGGGGCAGATTGGCTTCATATTGATGTAATGGATGGTCATTTTGTTCCAAACATTACAATCGGTCCTTTGATTGTCGAAGCTCTTAGAAATTTAAAAAAAGCAACAGGAACAACGTTGGATGTGCATTTGATGATTGAAAATCCTGATCGCTATATTCCTGATTTTGTCAAGGCGGGCGCTGACATTATAACTGTTCATGTAGAAACCTGCCCTCATTTGCATCGGACAGTTCAGTTGATCCATGACTTAGGAGTTAGGGCGGGAGTAACATTGAATCCAGCAACTCCATTGGTGAGCCTTGAAGAAATTATTTGGTATGCTGATTTAATTCTAATCATGTCGGTGAATCCTGGATTTGGTGGACAGGAATATATTCCAACTAGTACAAGGAAAGTGGAACGACTCAGGCAGATGCTTGATGCGGTAAAATCAAAAGCCTGGCTTGAAATTGATGGAGGAGTGAAACCTGCCAATGCTACTGAAATTGTAAGAGCTGGAGCTGATGTATTGGTTGCTGGTTCCGCTGTTTTTAAAGGAAATGTCAAAGAAAATATTTTACAACTAAGGGAAAGTATTGAGAAGGCTTTCCCTTGA